Proteins encoded within one genomic window of Thiothrix litoralis:
- a CDS encoding HvfC family RiPP maturation protein, giving the protein MNATEQYQRSFAAHLRNPELNPPPQGVNAERAGVYVELLFNNVEDFLSSCFPVVRSLLDDTQWNGLVRQFYAEHACTTPYFREISAEFVEWLTSASLSDRSSAFAERSRSVPFLLELAHYEWVEIPLTLDNSVIDWSTIDPEGDLLEGIPALNPVMVLQSYQYPVHRISAENQPTEPEPTHLIVLRDQQNTIQFVTLNPATARLVQLLQEKLSAREAIFQLAEEMQHPEPEQLLAFGQQILAQLKTQDVVLGVFRN; this is encoded by the coding sequence ATGAATGCCACCGAACAGTACCAACGCAGCTTTGCTGCCCACTTGCGCAACCCCGAGCTGAATCCGCCGCCACAAGGCGTGAATGCCGAACGTGCCGGGGTGTATGTGGAATTGCTGTTCAACAATGTGGAAGACTTCCTCAGTAGCTGCTTTCCGGTGGTACGCAGCCTTCTTGACGACACGCAATGGAACGGCTTGGTACGGCAGTTTTACGCGGAACATGCCTGTACTACGCCGTATTTCCGCGAGATTTCGGCAGAATTTGTGGAATGGCTCACTTCGGCTTCGCTCAGTGACCGATCGAGCGCGTTCGCTGAGCGCAGTCGAAGCGTGCCGTTTCTACTGGAATTGGCGCATTACGAGTGGGTGGAGATTCCGTTGACACTGGATAATAGCGTGATCGACTGGAGCACTATCGACCCGGAAGGCGACTTGCTGGAAGGCATTCCCGCACTAAACCCGGTGATGGTGCTGCAAAGCTATCAGTACCCAGTACACCGCATTAGCGCGGAAAACCAGCCGACTGAGCCGGAACCTACCCACCTGATCGTCTTGCGCGACCAGCAGAATACAATCCAGTTTGTTACGCTGAATCCCGCGACTGCCCGGCTGGTACAACTGTTGCAGGAAAAGCTGAGCGCCCGCGAGGCCATTTTCCAGCTTGCCGAAGAAATGCAGCACCCTGAGCCTGAGCAACTTTTGGCATTTGGACAGCAAATTCTTGCACAACTCAAAACCCAAGATGTTGTGCTGGGCGTATTCAGAAATTAA
- a CDS encoding type I restriction endonuclease, whose translation MDTVGLALNLAHRIATQRDHIKTEEATKTALILPFIKLLGYDLFNPEEVIPEFTADVGIKKGEKVDYAIKKDGVIVMLIECKCLGSDLSKEHASQLFRYFTVTDSRLGVLTDGAIYRFYSDLEQSNKMDSRPFFEFDLRNFRETEVEELKKFSKESFSLSNILATASSLKYLRAAKRIITDEIADPSIDFIKFVASKVHDGRMTAPALEMFKPIIHAACQQFLDEKMDECRKDTLTTPDKTEPLLGVDTLQTEHQPSTKGWIVTTAEEIEGHQIVKAIVRQAVDASRVTMRDTQSYCGVLLDDNNRKPICRLYFNNSQKYLAVFDKKQEQRIPIKNLDEIYQHADRMLTTVKGYEA comes from the coding sequence ATGGATACAGTTGGCTTGGCGCTGAATTTGGCACATCGGATAGCAACGCAAAGAGACCACATCAAAACAGAAGAGGCCACCAAGACAGCTCTGATACTGCCGTTTATCAAATTGCTGGGATACGATCTTTTCAACCCTGAAGAAGTGATACCAGAATTCACAGCCGACGTAGGTATAAAGAAAGGAGAGAAAGTCGATTATGCCATCAAAAAGGATGGCGTGATCGTCATGCTAATCGAATGCAAATGCTTGGGATCTGATCTTAGCAAAGAACACGCCTCCCAATTGTTCCGCTACTTCACGGTGACAGATTCTCGGCTTGGTGTACTAACCGATGGGGCAATCTACCGATTTTATTCCGACCTTGAACAGTCAAACAAGATGGACTCGCGCCCATTCTTTGAATTTGACCTGCGTAACTTTCGGGAAACCGAAGTCGAAGAGCTGAAAAAATTCTCCAAAGAATCCTTCTCGCTTAGCAATATTCTTGCGACAGCCAGCAGCTTGAAATACTTGCGGGCGGCCAAACGCATCATCACAGATGAGATAGCTGACCCCAGTATCGACTTTATCAAGTTCGTCGCCTCAAAAGTCCATGATGGGCGGATGACTGCGCCCGCTCTTGAAATGTTCAAGCCGATCATCCACGCCGCCTGCCAACAGTTTCTAGACGAAAAAATGGATGAATGCCGGAAAGACACACTGACCACACCAGACAAAACTGAGCCATTGCTTGGGGTAGACACACTGCAAACCGAGCACCAACCAAGCACTAAAGGTTGGATCGTAACGACAGCAGAAGAGATTGAAGGTCACCAAATTGTAAAAGCAATCGTGCGCCAAGCAGTCGATGCCAGCCGCGTAACCATGCGTGATACCCAAAGCTATTGTGGGGTATTACTGGACGACAACAACCGCAAGCCAATTTGCCGACTCTACTTCAATAATTCCCAGAAATACTTGGCTGTGTTTGATAAAAAACAAGAGCAACGCATCCCCATTAAGAACTTGGACGAAATATACCAACACGCAGACCGGATGCTGACAACAGTCAAAGGTTATGAAGCTTAA